Genomic window (Cenarchaeum symbiont of Oopsacas minuta):
ATTCCAAAATTTGGCATCACATCAATAGAAACTGGCACATCTTCAAGTATTTGTCCGTTTGAATTTATTGTAACAAGTGATATATTGTTACCAAAAAGAATATCTGGATATGTATATTCATAGTTGAAAATTTCTTTAGTATAATTTCCAGCAAAATTATTTGATATAATGTTGGCGTTAACTAACGCATGTGAATACAATGGATCTTTCATAATATTTGATATGGGGAGATCAAATATTAAACTGCCATAGCCTGAACGCACAAACATGGCAGTTTTTGGAGACCTTGATTCCAAAACGTTCAAATCAAATTGGGTTTTTGTACAATATCCAAGATCTTTATGATTTGCTCCATATGCCTCAGACCAAATCATTTTTGTGTTGACTGGCACTATATTGTCCACTTTGATTGCTGTAATAATGGAAGAAAAATTGTTGATCTTACTACGGCGATCACTATGTACTATGAGTTCGTCATCTGGACCTGAACCATTAGATCCGCTATAAAACATGGCTACCCCATGACGATTATCCCAACTTGCAGATTTCTTATCAGATAGAACAAGATACGGATATGTCTTGAAGACTGGTTTGTATGTAACTGCCAACACCGTGATTTTTGAATCTTTTACCGCTATATCTTCGCCACTTACACTTTGTAATTTTACTTTGTGTAATATGTCATGACTCCCAAGCATATGCTGATCTGTTGCATTGTATATTGTAATGTCTTGACCATATGTGGAATTGTATGTTGTTGGTAAAAATCCTGGCAGAATAAAATTCAAGAGGCATCGAGTATTATCACACGTCTTGTTAACCTCCATGTGCAATTTTACATTTTTATCATATTCAACAAAAAGTGTTTTATTTCTTTCATTTTTCCAGTTGTATAAAGGTACAGAATGTACAATAATCGGATCCCACATATAATGAGTTCCGTCCATATTTGTTGCATTATATCCATCAGAATCATTCATAAACTTTTTTTCCATATGAAAGATCAATTTTGGATCAGTTACATTTACAAAAAGAAATGACGTTTTAGATATCCAAATATATTTACAAATTTCCACATTTTGGGATTCACATATGACTCTCCAACCACCAGCAGAAAATTTCATACTTTTCGATCCAATTCTCGCAGCGGCATCAATCTCTGCATGACCTAAAGTGCAGTAACTAAATCTACAATAAGAATTTGCGAAATCTTTAAAAGCTTTTATCGAATAATCATCTTCGTATGTATGTCCATCCATGATCAGATCATCTGAATATACTGGTTCATGTACGACAGGTTGAAAACAAGATCTTAGCCCAGGATAATTTGCTACATAGTTGAAAGCATCTCCTGGATAATATGTTCCGTCTGGATTGTTTCTCTGCTGTCCATCATATGTGGCATACACTGTTTGTGAAGTTGTTTCAAATTCACATGGATATGATGTACCTGCTGCTATTCCAGGGGTAATTACCATTATAAGAATTAACCATACATTCACAGCGTACCATCTATGGAAGATCTATGTCTATTACGTTGGTATTGGAGGTAAGAATTTGCATTGTGTTTGCTCCATTAGATGCGTCTACTCTAACAAGTTTTTTTACAGGCATGATTGCATCATAAATCTTTTGTATTCTGCCCTGTGAATCATATTCATATATTGTATACGAGGCGTTTACTGAATCTATTCTTACTTGATCAATTGTTATGGGCGATGATCCATAATTTATCACCTGTACAGAAGCAGGATCATTGGAAGTGCTGACCACTTGCACCAACTCTGAGATCCGTCCCTGGTAATCATTTACCGCATCCCGTACTGTGACTTTGCCACCGTAAACAAGATCAGCAGAACTCTCCATGGTTATACCCATAGCTATAGTCAATACAGCACCTATGGCTATTATTCCAAATATTTCGCTGCTTGCACGTCTTTTCATACTGCGTCCACAGTCGCCTGTACAGAAAGCTCTGAACCATCAGCCGATCTAGCATTTACATATAGAACATACCTACTATTCTTATCAATCTGCGCTTCAACAAAATGTTGTTCTTTCCATGACTCTCCTGGATTAATGTGTCCTATAGGAGTAATGTTTGTGACAGTTCCTACATCATCACGAAAGGACAAATCTGCTGACATGAGTGTGGACGTGCCAGTATTTACTATTGTAAATGCAATAAACGCTTTTTGTGCACCATAAAGTTCTCGCAGTTGGATTGACGCTATCTGCATATTTGATTGTAACGCCTGCACACGTGCTTGTTCTATTAAAGAAGATCCAGTTATGGTTGCAGCTGCACTTGCAATTATGATGAGCATTGTAGCTGCAACAAATTTTGATGTCATTTCTTTGATCTCTTTTTTGTATGTGCAGGAAGCATCACTGGTCCTTGCAATACACATCTGTCTGTTTTATTGTCGATAACTCTTACATGATATAAAATACCTGATGGAGTTCGAGTCTTTTTGAGTAAATGTATGCTGTATTCTGATAATCGAATTATGGAATCTTCTGCTACGGCAGATATCATAGCGCCAAGTACTTCACGCCTCTGATGTAACGTCTGGCATAGAACAAGAAAATTTTGTCTGTAGAGTGTTTTTAAATCCATTATATCTTACCTCCTGTTGGATCCGTATTGAAAAGCCGTAATTCATCTGCAGATGGTCTTATCTGAGCGCGTATTCTGTATCCTTTGGTAAGTAATAATGCTTGACCTCTACTGAATGAAACAATCAACTCTACTTCCCTATCGGATAACCCTAGTACTTTTTGAGTAAGATTTGCTGCATCAGGTTCGAGCCCTAGTATTATTTTTAGTCCAGAATTATTTGCAAATGCACGTCCGTATTGATTGGTTGTGATATCGTTTGGTTCCTGTGTGATGAATATTCCAATTGCATGATATGCCCTGCCCATTCTAGCAATCTCTTCTATTATGCGTGAAGTATTTTTTTTCTTAAAAAGTCTCCAACCCTCGTCAACAATGAGAATCTTTGGACATGATTGTTCGGCCATCCGTATGCTCTTCCATGCCTTGGCAAAAGCTAGTACGGTTAATATCGAAACCATGGACGATGGTTTGTTTTTTAAAGAGATTACAGTTCTATGTCCAAATTCTTTGTCACCTCGTATGATTTTTTGCATATCTGTTGCCATCAATCTTTGTACATATTTTGCACCCTTGCCATCAGAATCGAGCTTTTCATAAAGCTCAGCAACGCTATTACTATTCTCAGCAGCTGCAAGTATCTCGTTACGTGTTGGGGCATCATCTTCGGCCACATCACATATGTCGGCTATAATATCAGCCGTATCGCCCACGTTACTAAATAGATGAAATGGATCCATGCCCATAGTTACATCACTTTCAGGATCTATCTCGTCAAGATTCCACTTACTAGCTGGATATTCTCCCTTGGGGTCTACAATGAAAATCATTGAATCTGGATGAGCTTCTACAAGTCTAGTTAGTATGGTTTTTGCAGTAACTGATTTGCCTTTACCTACCCTAGCAAGTATCAAAACGTTATAACTGTCAAGCGTAGTATGATCCCAAACTATAGGCGCGCCTGTGGTCATGTTTATTCCTAAACAGATGCCGCCAGGTGTTTCGATAAGATCAGATGATGCAAATGGGTAGAAAATATTTAGAGATCCAAGTTCTATGTAAAGCTGCTTTCCCCACCCATGGGATAACATGTCTCGTTGTTTTGTTGGAGTGGCATCCCATTTTGTCATGGTAGCTGCGCTGTGGACACGGAATTCTTTTTCACGTATCTTTAGATCCTCAAGCGTATTTGCTTGAATTAGCGCATTACATTCACATATGAACAGCTGTGTTACTTGCCTAGCTAACGCATCCATGGTGGCAAGACCTTTTTCATATCTGTAAGCATGATCTGGCGATCGAAGTTTTGTGGCACCTAGTATGTTCACATATCTACGCATCTTTGTAACCGCCTGATCATGAGGAATTGGCGTAAGTCTAATGGAGATCATCTCAGAATATCCTAGAACATTGTAAATCCAAGCTGGATACAGCTGGGATGGGAGTCCATACAGGGTAAAGCATTTAGCAAAAGCACCATTATCAAGCTCTAGATAAGACTTACCAGAAACAACCGAGTGTTGTTCTTTCTTTATAGGATAAAATTCCCTATCCGATATCACGTGATGATCAAACCCGTTTAGATTGGTCTCCAAACTTATGGGACTAGTTACAAAAGTGCGAGGACGAACCAAATTTACATTCTCATTACCCATTTGAACCGTAAGAGGTTCATTGATCATGGTGATGAGAGTTCTATTCCTAAGAGTACGTAAAAATCCCAAATATTTTGCCATAGCCTCCATCTTTTTCTCATCTGGAAGAGTTTCAAAATCCGTCGCGGCAACTTCATAGCAAAATCTTTGTTCTGTCATTAGTTACTAAAAATGCATATTCATATAAGGCAAATATTCTAGATCTACAAGTGCATATTAGAAAGCATCTTTGTCACATCTGTAGGACTGGAGATCTTTTCTCGTATGCATATATCTAACAGATTTATTCTCCTTGAGAGATCTTTTGATGCATCAACGCCAAATTTTTCTGCAACATCATGTACTCTACTACTTTTAACTAAAATATCTTCTATGCATTCTGTGTCGTAACGATCATCAGAAGACAAGTATTTGAATA
Coding sequences:
- a CDS encoding AAA-like domain-containing protein — its product is MTEQRFCYEVAATDFETLPDEKKMEAMAKYLGFLRTLRNRTLITMINEPLTVQMGNENVNLVRPRTFVTSPISLETNLNGFDHHVISDREFYPIKKEQHSVVSGKSYLELDNGAFAKCFTLYGLPSQLYPAWIYNVLGYSEMISIRLTPIPHDQAVTKMRRYVNILGATKLRSPDHAYRYEKGLATMDALARQVTQLFICECNALIQANTLEDLKIREKEFRVHSAATMTKWDATPTKQRDMLSHGWGKQLYIELGSLNIFYPFASSDLIETPGGICLGINMTTGAPIVWDHTTLDSYNVLILARVGKGKSVTAKTILTRLVEAHPDSMIFIVDPKGEYPASKWNLDEIDPESDVTMGMDPFHLFSNVGDTADIIADICDVAEDDAPTRNEILAAAENSNSVAELYEKLDSDGKGAKYVQRLMATDMQKIIRGDKEFGHRTVISLKNKPSSMVSILTVLAFAKAWKSIRMAEQSCPKILIVDEGWRLFKKKNTSRIIEEIARMGRAYHAIGIFITQEPNDITTNQYGRAFANNSGLKIILGLEPDAANLTQKVLGLSDREVELIVSFSRGQALLLTKGYRIRAQIRPSADELRLFNTDPTGGKI